The genomic DNA GAGACCCAAAGCGAGTTGAAACACGGCCTCATCAGCTCCCTCGCGACGGATAAAAAGCTCTACCTTGCCGGGGTTCCCCAGAGACATCCGCGTCACCGCTGCCGCTTCCACCCGGATGTCGCGCAAGAGCTTGCGCCCGGCCAACCAGTCCACCAGCGCAAAGACAAACAGCAAGGCATAGAGCACGGCGCAGATGGCGAGCAGACCTCCGTTCATCGGTGCCAGAAGTGCCGCCGGGCACAGCAGCGCGGCAAACAAAACGAGGCGGTTGGTGGGTGCGAATTTCATTGATAGATTAGCGCGGCACGGCGACAGCTTGCAGCAACTGGCGGATTACTTCGGCCACCGTCAGGCCTTCAATTTCATACTCCGGCCTCAGCACAATGCGGTGCCCCAGCACAGGCAGGGAGACCGCCTTTACGTCGTCCGGCGTAGCGAAGTCGCGATCCTGCAAGACGGCCATTGCTCGCGCGGCCAACAACAGCGCCTGCGTCGCGCGCGGCCCGGCCCCGACCAAAATACTTTCGTGCTGCCGTGTCTTGCGGACGATCTGCACCATGTAATTGAGCAGCTCTTCCTTTACCGTAACGGCGAGCAGCTTGGCCCGGGCGGCCTCCAGTTGCTCCGCGGAAAGCACCGGCTCGATCACCCCGCCTGCGAGCACGCCCTCTGGCGTTTGCGCAGAGAGCAGCCGCCGCGCGAGCTCGAGCTCGTCCGATTCCTCCGGATAGCCCATATCGATCTTGAGCATGAAGCGGTCCTTTTGCGCCTCGGGCAGCGGATAGGTGCCCTCGTATTCAATCGGATTCTGCGTGGCGAACACGGTGAAGTTCTTGCCAAGTTCGTGGTTTGCGCGATCAATCGTCACGGTTCGCTCCTGCATGGCCTGCAGCAGCGCGGCCTGTGTCTTGGCCGGGGCGCGGTTAATTTCGTCCGCCAGCAGGAAGTCCGTAAAGACTGGCCCTTTAACCAATACAAACTCCTGCGTCTTCATGTTGTAAACATGAGTGCCGGTGATGTCCGCCGGCATCAGGTCTGGGGTGAACTGGACACGCCCCGATTCGCAGCCAAGCACCGTCGCCAGCGTCCGCACCAGCAGCGTTTTGGCGACGCCGGGCACCCCTTCGATCAAGGCATGGCTGCCGGTCAGAATGGTGATAAGCGTCAAGTCGATCACCTCTTCCTGGCCGATGATCACCTTGCCAATTTCCTGTCGGGCATCGGTGATTATTTCTTTCAAGCTTTGCGTTTCGTTCATCTTAAATGGATGTGGTGTTTGGTTAAAATTGCGGCGATGGTGCGGTAAGTTTTTACGGGGCGGCGCTTGCGTGGTGGGGTTTCTTTGTAGGCGTTCAGCTCGGTGCAGATTTCTGCCATGGCCTCTTGCCAGCCGGACTTTTTCTGCATCTGAGGTGCAAGCTTGGTGAAGCGCTCCACGCAAACGGCCAGCAAATCCGCAGGCGCGATTGAGCGCTTGAGCAAATTGCGTAAGCCAGTGTGGCTCGATCCAGAAAGGCGCACCACGCCCGCGGACATATGGTTTTCCGACTCGCGCACTGGCGTCAGCGAATACATGTTGCGCCAGACGAAGAGCGCAGTGAGCAGCGCCAAACCAAGCGCAAGTCCACCCAAGCGGTACCGCTTCATCAGGATCATCACCCCACTGGGCTCATGCAACCCGAAGTGCCACTCATCAAAAATCGCATGCGTTGAATCTCCGTGTAG from Cerasicoccus sp. TK19100 includes the following:
- a CDS encoding AAA family ATPase; this encodes MNETQSLKEIITDARQEIGKVIIGQEEVIDLTLITILTGSHALIEGVPGVAKTLLVRTLATVLGCESGRVQFTPDLMPADITGTHVYNMKTQEFVLVKGPVFTDFLLADEINRAPAKTQAALLQAMQERTVTIDRANHELGKNFTVFATQNPIEYEGTYPLPEAQKDRFMLKIDMGYPEESDELELARRLLSAQTPEGVLAGGVIEPVLSAEQLEAARAKLLAVTVKEELLNYMVQIVRKTRQHESILVGAGPRATQALLLAARAMAVLQDRDFATPDDVKAVSLPVLGHRIVLRPEYEIEGLTVAEVIRQLLQAVAVPR